A region from the Neurospora crassa OR74A linkage group V, whole genome shotgun sequence genome encodes:
- a CDS encoding microsomal signal peptidase subunit, with the protein MYTSVVRLQNVFGFFTTVAFVVAAFIAASDFLTERAPIVRTLKTTSVQVVRGRPHYYSSKKEEYAVINFSLDADLSSLFTWNTKQVFVYVTAEWPAADHAKTNATNEAVIWDTIITSPSADHLANIGPVAMKKLRKSAGGKSIDPNRGKLSLKNQRHKYKITHPSGKLAMTDNVTLRLHYNVQPWVGLLTWDQDVDYGYWKALKNGVSKRFKLPAIKEKKPASAGAR; encoded by the exons ATGTATACATCAGTAGTCAGGCTACAGAATGTATTTGGCTTTTTCACAACTGTCGCCTTTGTAGTCGCGGCCTTCATCGCCGCCTCCGACTTTCTTACCGAACGGGCGCCCATTGTTCGAACCCTCAAGACAACCAGTGTCCAAGT TGTCCGAGGCCGACCGCACTACTACAGCAGCAAAAAGGAAGAATACGCCGTCATCAACTTCTCCCTCGACGCCGACCTCTCCTCGCTCTTCACATGGAACACCAAGCAAGTCTTCGTTTACGTAACCGCTGAGTGGCCAGCCGCCGACCACGCAAAGACGAACGCAACCAACGAGGCCGTGATCTGggacaccatcatcacctcccccAGTGCCGACCACCTGGCCAACATTGGTCCTGTGGCCATGAAGAAGCTGCGGAAGAGCGCGGGCGGGAAGAGTATCGATCCTAACCG CGGCAAACTCTCACTCAAAAACCAACGCCACAAGTACAAAATCACCCACCCCTCCGGAAAGCTCGCCATGACCGACAATGTCACCCTCCGTTTGCACTACAACGTCCAGCCGTGGGTTGGTCTACTCACCTGGGACCAGGACGTCGACTACGGGTACTGGAAGGCTCTGAAGAACGGGGTGAGCAAGCGCTTCAAGCTGCCTGCGattaaggagaagaagccggCGTCGGCGGGCGCCCGGTAG
- a CDS encoding deoxycytidylate deaminase translates to MFIGICGSICAGKSTIAQYLVEHHGFTRVSLEHTTKTIDDIVSGETPNDHVNGLIHKLLPAYITSHTQSSTSARSKGHVFPSADDLLDFITKHWRERWVTTDIPTEGILDMYTRRPFFLLISVDAPLTVRWRRFRERGEKQQRHRNNMKSYSSSAGGAALEAGDEEQQEEEEEEEEPLIFESFAHLNDTQLFLPQTGRLPLMSRATVRLLNTSPSLAHLYATLGNLDLLNPDRLRPSWDSYFMALASLAAQRSNCMKRRVGCVVVRDKRVISTGYNGTPRGLINCGEGGCGRCNEGQGSGQGLSTCLCMHAEENALLEAGRERVREGAVLYCDTCPCLTCSIKIAQVGISEVVYSQGYSMDGETAAVFRQAGVKLRQFIPPANGLIYLEKTDFFP, encoded by the exons ATGTTCATCGGCATCTGCGGCA GTATTTGCGCCGGCAAGAGCACCATCGCTCAATATCTCGTTGAGCACCATGGCTTCACACGTGTATCGCTAGAGCATACAACTAAGACGATCGATGATATCGTCAGCGGAGAAACCCCAAATGATCATGTCAACGGTCTAATCCACAAGCTCTTACCCGCCTACATCACCTCTCACACCCAATCTTCCACCTCCGCGCGCTCGAAAGGCCATGTCTTCCCCTCCGCCGACGATCTCCTCGACTTCATCACTAAGCACTGGCGCGAGCGATGGGTAACAACGGACATTCCTACCGAGGGGATCCTCGACATGTACACCCGCCGGCCTTTCTTCCTGCTTATCAGCGTCGATGCTCCCCTCACTGTCCGATGGCGCCGCTTCCGTGAGCGCGGGGAAAAACAACAACGTCACCGAAACAACATGAAGtcctactcctcctccgccggcgGTGCCGCTCTTGAAGCTGGAGAcgaagaacaacaagaagaagaagaagaagaagaagaaccccTCATCTTTGAATCCTTCGCCCACCTCAACGACACGCAACTCTTCCTCCCACAAACCGGCCGGCTCCCACTGATGTCGCGCGCCACCGTCCGCCTTCTCAACACGTCGCCCTCTCTTGCGCATCTCTACGCCACGCTGGGGAATCTCGACCTGCTCAACCCGGACCGTCTCCGGCCCTCATGGGACTCGTACTTTATGGCGCTCGCCTCGCTTGCCGCGCAGCGGTCCAACTGCATGAAGCGGCGGGTCGGTTGCGTCGTGGTCCGCGACAAGCGCGTCATCAGCACGGGGTACAACGGCACGCCTAGGGGATTGATCAACTGCGGCGAGGGCGGGTGCGGGCGGTGCAACGAGGGGCAGGGGTCCGGGCAGGGATTGTCTACGTGTTTGTGCATGCACGCGGAGGAGAATGCGCTGTTGGAGGCCGGACGGGAGAGGGTGAGGGAGGGCGCGGTTTTGTATTGCGATACTTGCCCGTGCCTGACGTGCAGCATCAAGATTGCGCAGGTGGGGATCAGTGAAGTGGTGTATAGCCAAGGGTACAGTATGGACGGGGAGACGGCGGCGGTGTTTAGACAGGCGGGAGTCAAGTTGAGGCAATTCATTCCG CCAGCAAATGGTTTGATATACTTGGAGAAGACCGACTTTTTCCCTTAA
- a CDS encoding exonuclease Kem1, whose translation MGVPKFFRWLSERYPAISQLIAENRIPEFDCLYLDMNGIIHNCTHKDTSDVQFRMTEEEMFIAIFNYIEHLFGKIKPKKLFFMAIDGVAPRAKMNQQRARRFRTALDNEKARDKAIREGKELPKEEPFDSNCITPGTEFMAKLSQQLRYFIHKKVSEDRDWQQPEIVLSGHEVPGEGEHKIMEYIRNARAQLDYDANVRHCLYGLDADLIMLGLLSHDPHFCLLREEVTFGRGPSKHKAKGLEEQNFYLMHLCIVREYLELEFQDLKKPGAMSFPFDMEKVIDDFILMAFFVGNDFLPNLPRLHINEGALSLMFRIYKEILPRGDGYINEGGKVNLQRLGLLLEELGKEEYRFFEHEHEDQSWLRAKKMLEDNEAETAKAKTKGKLIVTTNQKNLWKQKIRKFLMNRSTNTLDLGTELKAEDRKFVQDLADTAHIPWATKEDDEGHRHLILSFPERDDESEEDEEAQSAVLRIIKKYDNAQVLDLTAADSKAAMEVKYQQKFQEWKDKYYAEKFEDWTPENKEDELRKLTENYVQGLQWVLYYYYRGIASWPWFYRYHYAPLISDVMKGLKADLNFKMGQPFKPYEQLMGVLPDRSKKIVPTAYWDLMTNPNSPIIDFYPRDFELDMNGKKMDWEAVVKIPFIDEKRLLAAMGPKNELLSDVEKSRNDFGVALKFTYSDSVDFEYPSSLVGIFPPIPHCHCIENIFDLPPVEGLEYRVGLTDGALLNESALAGFPSLATLPYTASLGYHGVNVFQSESRNQSMVVNILDTEKRTNVEEAKRKLGKRCFVGYPFLQEAKIVGVSDELFDYHLAEDGSGQVVSRNHSTRDIEQWGKTAHRIENFYSKRLGILIGQVESLVHVHMLKGLIKTDEGATIKEYGPIPGMETDYAAQIIVDEVVNEDERFIERAALPLEEEFPIKSVGFFLGEFNYGRPVEVEGYSNNKLVVWLAALKEREPDFARQIILDAQRDNHYLPSYMVAKDLGLHSLALSKITSSYYITTLGGLRVNLGLNLKFEGKKQKVLGYSRKSETGWEFSMAARTMLVEYMTKFPDFFAAVKQHPSSAELTETDLWPEPAVASARVKEIGAWLKTLKTSQMERVPLDAEQLDSDVVMRLAAEADRLQLGQLAAANKKMPNVPRNALLRPRDAEHRLGNQHFSLGDRVVYVAEVGKVPIAYRGTVVGISRVPTAKLLDVVFDVTFMSGTTLGERCPPFRGQTVPSHTCLNLTNRQIVVGSKAAMARQPTNPSVTTLTAHGGYGMQANGKQYRDAPQPPPLQGTWRGAIHGNGRGRGGRGGRGGYQSPHQQNGPQQGENQHSNLAYRQAPNGPSSQQPQRQPYGPDPGFKGSPSPGSPQGTRGGRGGNFRGNFRGRGGKPGGADQSAPALANVSGTFNGAAQQQASPAPGAYSAVPPPASLDSPRGGRGGRGRGGRGRGEGRGRGGAGRGGRGSGSQ comes from the exons ATGGG TGTTCCCAAGTTCTTCAGATGGCTCTCGGAGCGGTATCCCGCCATTTCTCAGCTCATCGCCGAGAACCGTATCCCCGAGTTCGACTGCCTTTAT TTGGACATGAACGGTATCATCCACAACTGTACCCATAAGGACACGAGCGATGTACAATTTCGCATgacagaggaggagatgTTCATTGCTATATTCAACTACATCGAACATCTCTTCGGGAAAATCAAGCCCAAAAAGCTTTTCTTTATGGCTATAGATGGCGTTGCCCCTCGCGCAAAGATGAACCAACAGCGTGCTCGTCGTTTTCGTACCGCGCTGGACAATGAGAAGGCTAGAGATAAGGCGATTCGTGAGGGCAAGGAATTGCCCAAAGAAGAACCTTTCGACAGTAACTGCATCACACCTG GAACCGAATTCATGGCCAAGCTCTCGCAACAGCTGAGATATTTCATCCATAAAAAGGTCTCGGAAGACAGGGACTGGCAACAGCCCGAGATTGTCTTGTCTGGACACGAGGTCCCTGGTGAGGGTGAGCACAAGATCATGGAGTACATCCGCAATGCGCGCGCTCAACTCGACTATGACGCGAACGTCCGTCACTGTTTGTATGGCCTCGACGCCGATCTGATCATGCTTGGCCTCCTCAGCCATGACCCTCACTTCTGCCTTCTGCGCGAGGAAGTTACCTTTGGCCGCGGCCCGTCTAAGCATAAGGCAAAGGGACTGGAGGAGCAAAACTTCTATTTGATGCATCTCTGCATAGTCCGCGAGTACCTGGAGCTGGAGTTCCAGGATCTCAAGAAACCTGGAGCCATGTCTTTTCCATTCGATATGGAAAAAGTTATTGACGACTTCATTCTTATGGCATTCTTTGTCGGAAACGACTTCCTTCCCAACCTTCCGCGGCTTCACATCAATGAAGGCGCTCTTTCGCTCATGTTTAGGATCTACAAAGAAATTCTTCCGCGCGGCGACGGATATATCAACGAGGGCGGTAAGGTCAACCTCCAGAGACTCGGCCTGCTTCTGGAAGAACTCGGCAAGGAGGAGTATCGCTTTTTCGAACATGAACATGAGGATCAAAGCTGGCTTCGGGCCAAGAAGATGCTTGAAGATAACGAGGCAGAGACAGCAAAGGCAAAGACCAAGGGCAAGCTCATCGTCACCACGAACCAGAAGAATCTCTGGAAGCAGAAGATCAGGAAATTCCTTATGAATAGGAGCACTAATACGCTTGACCTCGGTACCGAGTTGAAGGCCGAGGACCGCAAGTTTGTCCAAGACTTGGCTGATACTGCTCACATTCCTTGGGCAACTaaggaagatgacgagggaCACCGCCACCTAATCCTGTCCTTCCCCGAGAGAGACGACGAgtcggaagaggacgaggaagcccAGTCAGCCGTTCTCCGTATCATCAAGAAGTACGACAACGCCCAAGTCCTGGATTTAACTGCGGCCGACTCGAAGGCTGCCATGGAGGTTAAATACCAGCAAAAGTTCCAAGAGTGGAAAGACAAGTACTATGCCGAGAAGTTTGAGGATTGGACCCCAGAGAACAAGGAGGACGAACTCCGCAAGTTGACGGAGAATTACGTCCAGGGTCTTCAATGGGTgctctactactactaccgtgGTATTGCTTCTTGGCCCTGGTTCTATCGCTACCACTACGCTCCCCTGATTTCCGATGTCATGAAAGGCCTGAAAGCCGACCTTAATTTCAAGATGGGTCAGCCGTTCAAGCCATACGAGCAGCTGATGGGTGTCTTGCCAGACCGCAGCAAAAAGATCGTGCCGACAGCATATTGGGATCTTATGACAAACCCCAATTCTCCCATCATCGACTTCTACCCAAGAGACTTTGAGCTTGACATGAATGGCAAGAAGATGGATTGGGAAGCCGTTGTCAAGATTCCCTTCATTGACGAGAAGCGGCTGCTTGCAGCAATGGGCCCCAAGAACGAACTTCTCTCGGACGTTGAGAAGTCGAGGAACGATTTTGGCGTCGCACTCAAGTTCACTTATTCCGATTCGGTAGACTTTGAatacccttcctcccttgTCGGAATCTTCCCGCCCATTCCCCACTGCCACTGTATCGAGAACATTTTCGATCTTCCGCCCGTGGAGGGACTGGAATATCGTGTTGGCTTGACCGACGGTGCTCTGCTGAACGAATCGGCGCTGGCCGGATTCCCTTCCCTCGCTACACTGCCATACACCGCCTCCCTTGGGTACCATGGCGTCAACGTGTTCCAGTCGGAGAGTCGCAATCAGAGCATGGTCGTCAATATCCTGGATACGGAGAAGCGCACCAACGTCGAGGAAGCGAAGCGCAAGCTTGGAAAGCGCTGCTTCGTTGGctaccctttccttcagGAGGCTAAAATCGTTGGCGTGTCAGACGAACTTTTTGATTATCATTTGGCAGAAGACGGTAGCGGACAGGTGGTATCGCGCAATCATTCCACACGGGACATCGAGCAATGGGGCAAGACGGCTCACAGAATCGAGAACTTCTACAGCAAACGGCTAGGTATACTGATAGGTCAGGTGGAGTCGTTGGTCCACGTCCACATGCTCAAGGGCCTGATCAAAACTGATGAAGGCGCTACTATCAAGGAGTACGGCCCGATTCCCGGCATGGAGACGGACTATGCCGCACAGATCATCGTCGACGAGGTTGTCAACGAGGATGAACGTTTCATCGAGAGGGCTGCCTTGCCACTTGAAGAAGAATTTCCCATCAAGTCCGTTGGATTTTTCTTGGGCGAATTCAACTATGGCCGCCcagttgaagttgaaggttacagcaacaacaagcttGTCGTCTGGCTTGCCGCCTTGAAAGAGCGGGAACCGGATTTCGCTCGCCAGATTATATTGGACGCACAACGGGACAACCATTATCTCCCGTCATACATGGTTGCCAAGGATTTAGGCCTCCACTCGCTTGCTTTGAGCAAGATCACGTCTTCATACTACATCACAACACTTGGCGGCTTGCGGGTCAACCTGGGCCTTAACCTCAAGTTCGAGGGCAAGAAGCAGAAGGTGCTTGGCTATTCCCGCAAGTCAGAAACCGGTTGGGAGTTCAGTATGGCTGCTAGGACGATGCTCGTTGAGTACATGACTAAGTTTCCAGATTTCTTTGCTGCCGTTAAACAGCATCCCTCTAGCGCCGAGCTGACTGAGACGGATCTCTGGCCCGAGCCGGCTGTTGCCTCGGCCAGAGTGAAGGAGATCGGTGCTTGGTTGAAGACACTTAAGACCAGCCAGATGGAGCGAGTTCCGCTCGACGCAGAGCAGCTTGATTCTGATGTCGTCATGAGACTCGCTGCTGAAGCCGACAGGCTGCAGCTCGGACAACTAGCTGCGGCGAACAAGAAGATGCCCAACGTTCCTCGCAATGCTCTGCTGCGACCTCGTGACGCGGAACATCGTCTTGGAAACCAACACTTTAGCCTGGGTGATCGTGTCGTTTATGTCGCTGAGGTTGGCAAGGTTCCCATCGCCTACCGTGGAACTGTGGTGGGTATCAGCCGTGTCCCGACGGCCAAGTTACTGGATGTGGTCTTCGATGTTACTTTCATGAGTGGGACCACTCTCGGTGAACGGTGCCCTCCTTTCCGTGGCCAGACGGTGCCATCCCACACGTGCCTCAACCTTACCAACCGCCAAATCGTTGTTGGCTCCAAGGCAGCCATGGCTAGACAGCCTACCAATCCTTCGGTTACCACACTGACGGCTCACGGTGGTTACGGGATGCAGGCTAATGGCAAACAATACCGCGACGCAccccaacctcctcctctgcaaGGGACCTGGCGCGGTGCTATTCACGGCAATGgtcgtggtcgtggtggtcgtggtggtcgtggagGCTATCAGTCGCCTCACCAGCAGAATGGTCCTCAGCAAGGTGAGAACCAGCACAGCAACCTCGCCTACCGCCAGGCTCCCAATGGCCCAAGCAGTCAGCAGCCCCAGCGACAGCCGTATGGACCCGACCCCGGCTTTAAGGGTTCTCCTAGTCCCGGTTCCCCTCAAGGCACTCGTGGGGGACGTGGCGGTAACTTCAGGGGTAATTTCCGCGGTCGCGGTGGCAAGCCAGGAGGTGCTGATCAGTCGGCACCTGCCCTCGCTAACGTCAGTGGTACTTTCAATGGTGCAGCGCAACAGCAGGCTTCGCCAGCTCCCGGCGCGTACTCTGCGGTTCCTCCTCCCGCCAGCCTCGATTCGCCTAGgggtggccgtggtggccGTGGACGTGGCGGTCGGGGTAGGGGTGAAGGacgtggtcgtggtggtgctggtcgCGGTGGTAGGGGCAGCGGTTCACAGTAG
- the cac-3 gene encoding histone acetyltransferase type B subunit 2: MARDEIVDDVDVNMEEDDAEAEQRLINEEYKIWKKNSPFLYDMMLSTALEWPTLTTQWFPDVKNPKDKSHTVHRLLLGTHTAEGKPNYLQIAEVEIPKMVELNPRDYDEERGEIGGYGSKASSGEPLCIRFKITQKIDHPGEVNKARYQPQNPDIIATLAVDGRVLIFDRTKHSITPSGTPSPQLELIGHKEEGFGLNWNPHEEGCLVTGSEDKTVLLWDLKTYEGTSKQLKYSRKYTHHSHIVNDVQHHPLVKSWIGTVSDDLTLQIIDVRRPETDKAAIVARNGHSDAINALAFNPRVETIIATASADKTIGIWDMRNMKSKVHTLEGHQDAVTSLEWHPTESAILGSGSYDRRLLFWDISRVGDEQTQDDAEDGPPELLFMHGGHTNHLADFSWNRNDPWLVCSAAEDNLLQIWKVANSIVSKEPADMSTPELDDPKPKQSSH, from the exons ATGGCGCGCGACGAGATTGTCGACGATGTTGACG TCAacatggaggaggacgacgccGAGGCCGAGCAGCGCCTGATCAACGAAGAGTACAAAATctggaagaagaacagcCCCTTCCTCTACGACATGATGCTCAGCACGGCCTTGGAGTGGCCTACCCTCACGACACAATGGTTTCCCGATGTCAAGAACCCCAAAGACAAGAGCCACACCGTCCACAGACTGCTTCTCGGAACCCATACTGCTGAGGGCAAGCCCAACTACCTCCAGATCGCCGAAGTCGAGATCCCTAAGATGGTCGAGCTGAATCCCCGCGACTACGACGAGGAACGTGGCGAGATTGGTGGCTATGGCAGCAAGGCCTCTTCCGGGGAGCCCTTGTGCATTCGCTTCAAAATCACCCAGAAGATCGACCACCCCGGCGAGGTCAACAAGGCCCGTTACCAGCCCCAAAACCCCGATATTATCGCCACCCTCGCTGTTGACGGCCGTGTCCTGATCTTCGACCGTACAAAGCACAGCATCACGCCTTCCGGCACTCCTAGCCCTCAACTTGAGCTGATTGGCCACAAGGAAGAAGGCTTCGGCTTGAACTGGAATCCGCACGAGGAAGGCTGCCTTGTGACTGGCAGCGAAGACAAGACCGTCCTCCTGTGGGACCTCAAGACCTATGAAGGGACCAGCAAGCAGCTCAAGTACTCTCGCAAGTACACGCACCATAGCCACATCGTCAACGACGTTCAACACCACCCCTTGGTCAAGTCATGGATCGGCACCGTCTCGGACGATCTCACTCTCCAGATCATCGACGTCCGCCGTCCAGAGACCGACAAGGCAGCCATTGTCGCCCGTAACGGCCATAGTGACGCCATCAATGCTTTGGCGTTCAACCCACGGGTGGAAACCATCATTGCGACTGCGTCCGCCGACAAGACGATTGGTATTTGGGACATGAGGAACATGAAGTCCAAGGTTCACACCTTGGAGGGCCACCAGGATGCGGTCACCTCTCTTGAGTGGCACCCAACTGAGTCGGCCATTCTGGGCAGTGGCAGCTACGACAGGAGATTGCTGTTTTGGGACATCAGCCGTGTCGGAGACGAGCAGACCCAAGATGACGCTGAGGATGGCCCCCCGGAGCTGCTCTTCATGCACGGCGGCCACACCAACCACCTAGCCGATTTCAGCTGGAACCGCAACGACCCCTGGCTTGTGTGCAGTGCTGCTGAAGATAACCTGCTCCAGATCTGGAAGGTGGCCAACAGCATCGTTTCCAAGGAGCCCGCTGACATGTCTACTCCCGAACTCGATGACCCCAAACCGAAGCAATCTAGTCACTAG